In Myxococcales bacterium, the following are encoded in one genomic region:
- a CDS encoding aminomethyl-transferring glycine dehydrogenase subunit GcvPB: MSKSYGPCDTPGSRGLALCEPTLFERSTPGRVGYSLPALDVPAPAELPAELRRATPAAWPELSEVETFRHFVRLSQYNYGVDSGLYPLGSCTMKYNPKINEDLARLPGFALAHPSVPHQGAWRLIHELESYLAEIAGMDAVTCQPAAGAHGELTGMMLIRAYHEARGQNRTKVLIPDTAHGTNPASAAICNYEVVPVPSGPDGILTVENVAALMDQQVAAIMITNPNTLGLFESNIEAIARLVHDRGGLVYMDGANLNAILGIARPGDFGVDVLHFNLHKTFSTPHGGGGPGAGPVGVKAALAPFLPGPVIVREGDTYRLDADRPQSIGRVRSWWGNVGILIRAYAYIRELGAAGLKQSSEMAVLNANYIRVRLRDFFHLPFDRTCMHEAVFSDQGLPNGVTTMDVAKRLIDYGFHPPTVYFPLVVHGSIMIEPTESFEPEALEGFIAAMKAIRAEAASDPETLKQAPHHAFIKRVDEVAAARKPRLTADMG; encoded by the coding sequence ATGTCGAAATCGTACGGTCCCTGTGACACTCCCGGCTCGCGCGGCCTGGCGCTGTGCGAACCGACGCTTTTTGAACGGTCCACTCCCGGCCGCGTCGGCTACAGCCTGCCGGCGCTCGACGTGCCCGCGCCCGCCGAGTTGCCCGCCGAGCTGCGCCGCGCAACGCCGGCCGCCTGGCCCGAACTGAGCGAGGTCGAAACGTTCCGCCACTTCGTGCGCCTGTCGCAATACAACTACGGCGTGGACAGCGGCCTCTACCCGCTCGGCTCGTGCACGATGAAGTACAACCCCAAGATCAACGAGGATCTGGCGCGGCTGCCCGGCTTCGCCCTGGCCCACCCGAGCGTGCCGCACCAGGGCGCCTGGCGCCTGATTCACGAACTGGAAAGCTACCTGGCTGAAATCGCCGGGATGGACGCGGTCACCTGCCAGCCCGCCGCGGGCGCGCACGGCGAGTTGACCGGCATGATGCTCATCCGCGCCTACCACGAGGCGCGCGGCCAGAACCGCACCAAGGTGCTGATTCCCGACACCGCGCACGGCACCAATCCGGCCTCGGCCGCGATCTGCAACTACGAGGTCGTGCCGGTGCCCTCGGGTCCCGACGGCATCCTGACCGTGGAAAACGTGGCGGCGTTGATGGACCAGCAGGTCGCCGCGATCATGATCACCAACCCGAACACGCTGGGCTTGTTCGAGAGCAACATCGAGGCGATCGCCCGCCTGGTGCACGATCGCGGCGGTCTGGTCTACATGGACGGCGCCAACCTCAACGCCATCCTGGGCATCGCGCGGCCCGGCGATTTCGGCGTCGACGTGCTGCACTTCAACCTGCACAAGACCTTCAGCACCCCGCACGGCGGCGGCGGGCCCGGCGCGGGCCCGGTGGGCGTCAAGGCGGCGCTGGCGCCGTTCCTACCCGGCCCGGTCATCGTCCGCGAGGGCGACACCTACCGGCTGGACGCCGACCGGCCGCAAAGCATCGGCCGGGTGCGCTCCTGGTGGGGCAACGTCGGCATCCTGATCCGCGCTTACGCCTACATCCGCGAACTGGGCGCGGCGGGGTTGAAGCAATCGAGCGAAATGGCGGTGCTCAACGCCAACTACATCCGGGTCCGGCTGCGCGATTTCTTCCACCTGCCCTTCGACCGGACGTGCATGCACGAGGCCGTCTTCAGCGACCAGGGGCTGCCCAACGGAGTGACGACCATGGACGTCGCCAAGCGCCTGATCGATTACGGCTTCCATCCGCCGACGGTCTATTTCCCGCTGGTGGTGCACGGTTCGATCATGATCGAGCCGACCGAGAGCTTCGAGCCCGAGGCGCTCGAGGGCTTCATCGCGGCCATGAAGGCCATTCGCGCCGAGGCCGCGAGCGATCCGGAGACGCTCAAGCAGGCGCCGCATCACGCGTTCATCAAACGGGTGGACGAAGTGGCCGCGGCCCGGAAGCCGCGCCTGACGGCGGATATGGGTTGA
- the kbl gene encoding glycine C-acetyltransferase, with protein MYGKIKQDLRATLGQIKDDGLFKTEWPILGPQWAEITVEQGRVLNFCANNYLGLANNAELIAAAKQTMDQYGFGMSSVRFICGTLDLHRTLEKRLAVWLGFEDAILYSSCFDANGGLFETLLSEEDAIISDALNHASIIDGVRLCKAERHRYANGDMNELEEILKKTQGKRYRLIATDGVFSMDGYIAKLDQICDLAEKYDALVMVDDSHATGFLGKTGRGSIEYRNVLGRIDIVTSTLGKAMGGASGGFTASRQEVIDLLRQRSRPYLFSNTLAPVIAGATLRALDLIHGSTALRDKLEDNTVYFRAKMKDAGFEVLESTHPICAVMLYDAKVSQDFANLMLAEGIYVKGFFYPVVPKGRARIRVQISAGHEKAHLDRAVAAFVKIGKLLGVIK; from the coding sequence ATGTACGGCAAGATCAAGCAGGATTTGCGGGCCACCTTGGGGCAAATCAAGGATGACGGGTTGTTCAAAACCGAGTGGCCGATTCTCGGTCCGCAATGGGCCGAAATCACCGTCGAGCAGGGCCGGGTGCTCAATTTCTGCGCCAACAATTATCTCGGACTGGCCAACAACGCCGAGCTCATCGCGGCCGCGAAGCAGACGATGGATCAATACGGTTTCGGCATGAGCAGCGTCCGCTTCATCTGCGGTACGCTCGACCTGCATCGCACGCTGGAAAAACGGCTGGCCGTCTGGCTGGGTTTCGAGGACGCTATTCTGTACAGCTCGTGCTTCGACGCCAACGGCGGCCTGTTCGAAACGCTGCTCTCCGAGGAGGACGCGATCATTTCCGACGCGCTCAACCACGCGTCGATCATCGACGGCGTTCGCCTGTGCAAGGCCGAACGGCACCGCTACGCCAACGGCGACATGAACGAACTGGAAGAGATTCTGAAGAAGACGCAGGGCAAGCGCTACCGGCTGATCGCCACCGACGGCGTGTTCTCGATGGACGGCTACATCGCGAAGCTGGATCAGATCTGCGACCTCGCTGAAAAGTACGACGCGCTGGTCATGGTCGACGACAGCCACGCCACCGGCTTTCTCGGCAAGACCGGCCGCGGCAGCATCGAATACCGCAACGTCCTGGGGCGGATCGACATCGTCACCTCGACCCTCGGCAAGGCGATGGGCGGCGCGTCGGGCGGTTTCACCGCGTCGCGGCAGGAAGTCATCGACCTGTTGCGCCAGCGCAGCCGGCCGTACCTGTTCTCCAACACCCTCGCGCCGGTGATCGCGGGCGCGACGCTGCGGGCCCTCGACCTCATCCATGGCAGCACGGCCTTGCGCGACAAGTTGGAGGACAACACCGTTTACTTCCGCGCCAAGATGAAGGATGCCGGGTTCGAGGTGCTCGAAAGCACGCACCCGATCTGCGCGGTGATGCTCTACGACGCCAAGGTTTCGCAGGATTTCGCGAACCTGATGCTCGCCGAAGGCATCTACGTGAAGGGTTTCTTCTATCCGGTGGTGCCCAAGGGCCGCGCGCGCATCCGCGTGCAGATTTCCGCCGGGCATGAAAAGGCGCACCTCGACCGCGCGGTCGCCGCGTTCGTCAAGATCGGCAAGTTGCTCGGCGTCATTAAGTAA
- the tdh gene encoding L-threonine 3-dehydrogenase — translation MKAIVKARPEPGGLELRDLPIPEPKDNEALIKIRKLAICGTDLHIYNWDAWSQHRVKTPRVIGHEFAGEIVAVGKAVKRHQVGDYVSGEGHLFCGVCQMCRTGQAHICEDWVGLGYDVDGAFAEYLTLPEVNLWKNDPAVPAELAAIQDPLGNAVHAVFAADCVTKKVVVFGCGPVGLLAVAVLHAIGAATIIALDKGNPYRMDMAKRLGATHVLDVDTLDDVPAAIRQITGHKGADVVIEIAGTQAAVRSAVQSVHPGGDLVLLGLPSQPVTFDVSEEIVFKAIHIHGITGRRIYDTWYRMKGLLRNPNIKLNEIITHSFPFADYEKGFQLMRQGNCGKVILEL, via the coding sequence ATGAAAGCGATAGTGAAAGCGAGACCGGAACCGGGCGGGCTGGAGCTGCGCGACCTGCCGATTCCCGAGCCGAAGGACAACGAAGCGCTCATTAAAATCCGCAAACTAGCGATCTGCGGCACCGACCTGCACATCTACAACTGGGACGCCTGGTCGCAACATCGGGTCAAAACGCCCCGCGTGATCGGCCACGAGTTCGCCGGCGAGATCGTCGCGGTCGGCAAGGCGGTCAAGCGGCACCAGGTCGGCGATTACGTGTCCGGCGAAGGCCACCTGTTTTGCGGCGTCTGTCAGATGTGCCGCACCGGCCAGGCGCACATCTGCGAGGACTGGGTCGGCCTGGGCTACGACGTCGACGGGGCGTTCGCCGAATACCTGACCTTGCCCGAGGTCAATCTCTGGAAGAACGATCCGGCGGTGCCGGCGGAACTCGCGGCGATCCAGGACCCGCTGGGCAACGCCGTCCATGCCGTGTTCGCCGCCGATTGCGTCACGAAAAAAGTCGTGGTGTTCGGTTGCGGTCCGGTCGGCCTCCTGGCGGTCGCGGTGCTGCACGCGATCGGCGCGGCGACGATCATCGCCCTGGACAAGGGCAATCCCTACCGCATGGACATGGCCAAGCGGCTGGGCGCGACGCACGTGCTGGACGTCGATACCCTCGACGACGTGCCCGCCGCGATCCGGCAAATCACCGGCCACAAGGGCGCCGACGTGGTCATCGAGATCGCGGGCACCCAGGCAGCGGTGCGCTCGGCGGTGCAAAGCGTGCACCCGGGCGGCGACCTGGTGCTGCTGGGCTTGCCGAGCCAACCCGTGACGTTCGACGTTTCCGAGGAGATCGTCTTCAAGGCGATCCACATTCACGGCATCACCGGCCGGCGCATCTACGACACGTGGTACCGCATGAAGGGCCTGCTGCGGAACCCGAATATCAAATTGAACGAGATCATCACCCATTCGTTCCCTTTCGCGGATTACGAAAAGGGCTTCCAACTGATGCGGCAAGGCAACTGCGGCAAGGTGATTCTCGAACTGTAA
- a CDS encoding ChbG/HpnK family deacetylase yields MGTTPQYPPLNELLGYPKDSRLLILNADDAGVCHAINEGIVEIFKAGLVKSSSVMIPAPWLMEFVHLKKENPAIKCGVHLTTTSEWRGLRWGPVASRDKVPSLLDSEGYFYASEHDFFAKAAPEEVELEFRAQIERAIALGLQPTHIDSHMGAYHWDERFFQIAYELAKEFGLAMRIAYAPRRDRLRQEGKACVDRLIWDSYEVPIGDRSLYYRENLKRLEPGVTEIIIHPSKDTEELRAICQNTAINRVFDLEFFSCQEIQTFLAREGIVCIGYDALQALQRGKAAG; encoded by the coding sequence ATGGGCACTACGCCCCAATATCCGCCGCTCAACGAACTCCTGGGCTATCCGAAAGATTCGCGACTGCTGATTTTAAACGCCGACGACGCCGGTGTTTGCCATGCGATCAACGAGGGCATCGTCGAAATCTTCAAAGCGGGATTGGTAAAAAGCAGTTCCGTCATGATTCCCGCGCCTTGGCTGATGGAATTCGTGCACCTGAAAAAGGAAAACCCGGCGATTAAATGCGGCGTCCACCTGACGACGACCAGCGAATGGCGAGGTTTGCGGTGGGGGCCGGTGGCTTCCCGCGACAAAGTACCGAGTCTGTTGGATTCGGAAGGATACTTTTACGCCAGCGAGCACGATTTTTTCGCGAAAGCCGCGCCGGAGGAAGTTGAACTGGAATTCCGGGCGCAGATCGAACGAGCGATCGCGCTGGGTTTGCAGCCGACGCACATCGACTCGCACATGGGCGCCTACCATTGGGATGAACGTTTTTTCCAGATCGCTTACGAATTGGCGAAGGAATTCGGTCTGGCCATGCGCATCGCCTACGCGCCGCGCCGCGACCGGCTGCGCCAGGAAGGCAAAGCCTGCGTCGACCGCCTGATCTGGGATTCGTACGAGGTACCGATCGGCGATCGTTCATTATACTACCGGGAGAACCTCAAACGGTTGGAGCCCGGCGTCACCGAGATCATCATCCATCCGAGCAAGGACACCGAGGAATTGCGGGCGATCTGCCAGAACACGGCGATCAACCGCGTCTTCGATCTCGAATTTTTTTCCTGTCAGGAAATCCAGACGTTTCTGGCGCGTGAAGGCATCGTCTGCATCGGTTACGACGCCTTGCAGGCATTGCAACGCGGCAAGGCCGCCGGCTAA
- a CDS encoding glycosyltransferase yields the protein MEFTGERLVPDDPAQRDLYWEHLARYRLAAPFAAGKRVLDLGCGCGYGADLFIAAGAVDATALDNSREAIEYARAHYADPRLRFLVGEARRTELPDASFDLIVCFELIEHLAEPETLAAEIRRLLAPDGLAFVSTPNADRPAKTPNPWHVREFRRDEFAALLQSHFARVQLLGQRRFSGMLFAADRPTEAVTAAPESADYWIAVCGQQMLPEAARLIEIPYWQNLNDLRAHLAARDGEMADREQRILALQREVEEKTRWGTELDRRARELAEQVQNRNVRLVLTARERDQARAGWGYRLQTALAPVGALLRRLGRGIGRASFFFFRLIVELLGWLPTTLRLIGRMPRFWRAWFVAGRCRKRLDNVPSPAPIALPPLTSRPGPPPGLSVVIPTFNGHDLLAEHLPSVLAEAARCPFPVEILVVDDGGTDQTPDWLAATHPQIRVVHSAANEGFAAAANRGVREATRPVVYLCNNDMELLPGALERSARTLWETGAFAVASAIAMTDAAKADLETGFTVGHWTGGRLHLTHRHEPGETPRSILYAGGGSSAFDREAFLALGGFRSMYHPFYFEDVDLSFRAWRAGYEVLFEPRSRARHRHRGTIDRVASPAEIDAIFERNRLLFTWSNLRDETLWKAHWRSLPAAVWRGKISAKAFAAAIEKLPEAIAERGQDGPIRRADPEIFQAGSRVWDLRRWSQPAAPRLRPKVLALAPYCPYPPSHGGAVRMWELLTRLAATHEIHLAAMVERDAELAAREELEKYFPRVHLHRRGAPDVAPLWWPASVAEFASEDFARAIDRLAGEEDYDLIQVEYPILAHFLPTGVRAKKVISEIDVYHVAYQRAAELQRWPARLPARYEMLRMFRYEAEAAARADLLLAMSEADAASCRRLSSTPVRVAPNGVDTKRFAFLPRRPGVRELLFVGNFRHPPNADGISWFAREVWPRVRDAEWSARLIVAGADPPAEVRRLANDPTIRVTGFVADLRPLWAECAGFIAPIRRGSGTRLKILEAMAAGAPVISTTVGSEGLAVENGRHLLLADDPADFARACLRLLHEPETAARLAGEARRLVEMKYDWDAIAAQLARTWREAIG from the coding sequence ATGGAATTCACCGGGGAGCGACTGGTTCCCGACGATCCGGCCCAACGGGATCTGTATTGGGAGCATCTCGCGCGCTATCGGCTCGCCGCGCCGTTCGCCGCCGGCAAGCGGGTGCTCGATCTGGGTTGTGGTTGTGGGTATGGAGCCGATCTGTTCATCGCGGCCGGCGCCGTCGACGCGACCGCGCTGGACAATAGCCGGGAGGCCATCGAGTACGCCCGGGCGCACTACGCCGATCCGCGGTTGCGTTTTCTCGTCGGCGAGGCGCGGCGAACCGAACTGCCGGACGCCTCGTTCGATCTGATCGTCTGTTTCGAATTGATCGAACACCTGGCCGAACCGGAAACGCTGGCGGCCGAAATCCGGCGGCTGCTGGCGCCCGACGGGCTGGCGTTCGTCTCCACGCCCAATGCCGATCGCCCCGCGAAAACGCCCAATCCCTGGCATGTGCGGGAATTCCGGCGCGACGAATTCGCCGCCTTGTTGCAATCGCATTTCGCACGGGTGCAACTGCTCGGGCAGCGGCGCTTTTCCGGAATGCTGTTTGCTGCGGACCGACCGACCGAGGCCGTCACCGCCGCGCCGGAAAGCGCCGACTACTGGATCGCGGTCTGCGGCCAACAAATGTTGCCGGAAGCGGCACGGTTGATCGAAATTCCCTACTGGCAAAACCTGAACGATCTGCGCGCGCACCTGGCGGCCCGCGATGGGGAAATGGCCGACCGCGAACAGCGCATCCTGGCCCTGCAGCGCGAGGTGGAAGAGAAAACGCGCTGGGGAACGGAACTGGACCGGCGCGCGCGGGAGCTGGCCGAACAGGTGCAGAACCGCAATGTCCGCCTGGTACTGACCGCGCGCGAGCGCGATCAGGCCCGCGCCGGCTGGGGTTATCGCCTGCAAACGGCGCTGGCGCCGGTCGGGGCATTGCTGCGGCGGTTGGGCCGTGGGATCGGCCGCGCCTCTTTTTTTTTCTTTCGATTGATCGTTGAACTGCTTGGTTGGTTGCCCACTACGCTGCGGCTGATCGGCCGGATGCCGCGATTTTGGCGTGCCTGGTTCGTCGCGGGTCGCTGTCGGAAGCGCCTGGATAACGTACCGTCGCCGGCGCCCATCGCTTTGCCACCTTTGACTTCGCGACCCGGCCCGCCGCCCGGCCTTTCGGTGGTCATCCCGACGTTTAATGGACACGACCTGCTGGCCGAGCATCTGCCCTCGGTGCTCGCCGAGGCCGCCCGTTGTCCGTTTCCGGTGGAGATTCTGGTGGTCGACGACGGCGGTACGGATCAAACGCCGGACTGGCTGGCGGCGACGCATCCTCAAATCCGGGTCGTCCATTCGGCGGCGAACGAGGGCTTCGCGGCGGCGGCGAATCGTGGCGTCCGCGAAGCGACCCGGCCGGTCGTCTATTTGTGCAACAACGACATGGAACTGCTGCCCGGCGCGCTGGAACGGTCGGCGCGGACGTTGTGGGAAACGGGCGCCTTCGCGGTCGCCTCGGCCATTGCCATGACCGACGCGGCGAAGGCGGACCTCGAAACGGGATTCACCGTCGGGCACTGGACCGGAGGTCGGTTGCACCTGACGCACCGGCACGAACCCGGCGAGACGCCGCGCTCGATCCTTTACGCCGGCGGCGGTTCCTCGGCCTTCGACCGCGAGGCGTTTCTGGCCCTGGGCGGATTTCGCTCGATGTATCACCCCTTCTATTTCGAAGATGTGGATTTGTCTTTTCGCGCCTGGCGCGCCGGTTACGAGGTGCTTTTCGAACCGCGCAGCCGGGCCCGTCATCGACACCGGGGCACGATCGACCGCGTCGCTTCACCCGCGGAGATCGACGCGATCTTCGAACGCAACCGACTGCTCTTCACGTGGAGCAACTTGCGTGATGAAACGCTCTGGAAGGCGCATTGGCGTTCGTTGCCGGCGGCCGTGTGGCGGGGAAAAATTTCGGCGAAGGCGTTCGCCGCCGCGATCGAAAAGCTGCCCGAGGCGATCGCCGAGCGGGGACAAGATGGGCCGATCCGGCGGGCGGACCCGGAGATATTTCAGGCCGGATCGCGCGTTTGGGATCTACGACGGTGGTCACAACCGGCGGCGCCGCGCCTGCGACCGAAAGTGCTGGCCCTCGCGCCGTACTGCCCGTATCCGCCGTCGCACGGCGGCGCGGTACGAATGTGGGAATTGCTGACGCGATTGGCGGCGACCCATGAGATCCACCTGGCGGCGATGGTCGAGCGCGACGCCGAACTGGCGGCGCGGGAGGAGCTGGAAAAATATTTTCCGCGGGTGCATCTGCACCGGCGGGGCGCGCCCGACGTCGCGCCGCTTTGGTGGCCGGCGAGCGTTGCCGAATTCGCCTCGGAGGATTTCGCCCGCGCGATCGACCGGCTGGCGGGCGAGGAGGATTACGATCTGATCCAGGTGGAATATCCGATCCTGGCGCATTTTCTGCCCACGGGCGTCCGCGCGAAAAAAGTCATCAGCGAGATCGATGTCTACCACGTCGCCTACCAACGGGCCGCCGAACTGCAACGGTGGCCGGCGCGGCTGCCGGCGCGGTACGAAATGCTGCGCATGTTCCGGTATGAGGCCGAGGCGGCGGCGCGGGCCGACCTGCTGTTGGCGATGAGCGAGGCCGACGCCGCGTCTTGCCGCCGCCTGTCATCCACGCCCGTGCGCGTGGCGCCCAACGGAGTCGATACGAAGCGATTCGCTTTTTTGCCGCGCCGGCCCGGCGTCCGCGAGCTGTTGTTCGTCGGCAATTTCCGCCACCCGCCCAACGCCGACGGCATCTCCTGGTTCGCGCGCGAGGTCTGGCCGCGCGTCCGCGACGCCGAGTGGTCGGCGCGGCTGATCGTCGCCGGCGCGGATCCGCCTGCGGAAGTGCGGCGGTTGGCGAACGATCCGACGATTCGCGTCACGGGGTTCGTCGCCGATCTGCGACCGTTATGGGCGGAATGCGCGGGTTTCATCGCGCCGATCCGGCGCGGCAGCGGCACGCGCCTCAAAATTCTCGAGGCGATGGCGGCCGGCGCGCCGGTGATTTCGACAACCGTCGGAAGCGAAGGCCTCGCCGTCGAAAACGGCCGCCACTTGTTGCTGGCGGACGATCCGGCGGATTTCGCGCGGGCGTGTCTGCGCCTACTGCACGAACCGGAAACGGCGGCGCGATTGGCGGGGGAAGCCAGGCGGTTGGTCGAGATGAAGTACGATTGGGACGCGATCGCCGCGCAATTGGCGCGAACCTGGCGGGAGGCGATCGGATGA
- a CDS encoding methyltransferase domain-containing protein produces the protein MQQTPEKRAEIVFRRNHYWNAKENADWYRRALPWRRTFFSAAAMAGVLRPPVLEIGAEYGINGMLLETEMGLPSVSLDLSRRALQGAGAMARLLGLAAPRRRVAADAERLPYAASSFNTVLLWGALRHFATPDRLLAEIRRVLAVNGSLILADEPIRRRLQIPLWRTAAGQELRGWRKTLLRLGLLPYLARVGGLNESRWGVVDRDFTMVELTDLFTDYLPMKWFYQPRSNGDTPAPDWFSRHRSPDDPETEKRLTHWFGGAAFAWLTKPDPLRDLGGGFYLVRKDPRHDHLALRGFSGGVLCNGLALRAENGLIELPAELAGQVLLTLQAPRPFDRLDLRDSVGAVGPAVHFFSAPAPADPDESMACPDCVVFTERCVFGDCRTECVAACPKEALAPTDPRLPVKTTCDGCGDCLVACPYGGLDRPRLVDRRCPECRRLYSEEADVLDCRPLSLIKILDLPTLEKVTAI, from the coding sequence ATGCAACAGACTCCGGAAAAACGGGCGGAAATCGTCTTTCGGCGCAACCACTACTGGAACGCGAAGGAAAACGCCGATTGGTACCGCCGTGCCTTGCCCTGGCGCCGGACGTTTTTCAGCGCCGCGGCGATGGCCGGAGTGTTGCGTCCGCCGGTGCTGGAAATCGGCGCGGAATACGGGATCAACGGCATGTTGCTCGAAACGGAGATGGGCCTGCCGAGCGTTTCCCTCGACCTGTCGCGCCGCGCTTTGCAGGGCGCGGGCGCCATGGCGCGCCTGCTCGGCCTGGCCGCGCCGCGCCGCCGCGTCGCCGCCGACGCCGAGCGGCTACCGTATGCCGCCTCGTCGTTCAACACCGTCCTGCTCTGGGGAGCTTTGCGTCATTTCGCCACACCCGATCGGTTGCTGGCCGAAATCCGGCGTGTGCTGGCGGTCAACGGCTCCCTGATTCTGGCTGACGAACCGATCCGCCGGCGACTGCAAATCCCGCTCTGGCGGACCGCCGCCGGTCAGGAGTTGCGCGGCTGGCGTAAAACCCTTTTGCGCCTGGGCCTGTTGCCCTATCTGGCGCGCGTCGGCGGCCTGAACGAAAGCCGGTGGGGAGTGGTCGACCGGGACTTCACCATGGTGGAGTTGACGGATCTCTTTACCGACTACCTGCCGATGAAATGGTTTTACCAGCCGCGATCCAACGGCGACACGCCGGCGCCCGATTGGTTTTCCCGGCATCGCTCGCCGGACGACCCGGAAACCGAAAAACGGCTGACGCATTGGTTCGGCGGGGCGGCCTTCGCCTGGCTGACCAAACCCGATCCGCTGCGCGATCTCGGCGGCGGATTTTATCTGGTGCGCAAAGACCCGCGGCACGACCACCTGGCGCTGCGCGGTTTTTCCGGCGGCGTGCTCTGCAACGGTCTGGCGTTGCGGGCGGAAAATGGGCTCATCGAATTGCCGGCCGAGCTGGCCGGCCAGGTTCTGCTGACGCTCCAGGCGCCACGGCCGTTCGACCGACTGGATTTGCGGGACAGCGTCGGCGCCGTCGGGCCTGCCGTTCATTTTTTTTCCGCGCCGGCCCCCGCCGACCCGGACGAAAGCATGGCGTGTCCGGACTGCGTGGTGTTCACCGAGCGCTGCGTCTTCGGCGACTGCCGGACCGAATGCGTCGCCGCCTGCCCGAAAGAGGCGCTGGCGCCGACCGATCCGCGCCTGCCGGTCAAGACGACCTGCGACGGTTGCGGCGATTGCCTGGTCGCCTGTCCCTACGGCGGACTGGACCGGCCGCGGCTGGTCGACCGGCGCTGTCCGGAATGCCGGCGACTTTATTCCGAGGAAGCCGATGTGTTAGATTGTAGGCCGCTGTCATTGATCAAGATTCTCGATTTGCCGACGTTGGAGAAAGTGACCGCGATTTGA
- a CDS encoding radical SAM protein — protein sequence MSDSEYPVRELEKARRRYLVRQGVFRQRPLTGPLEVGIIPTYRCNHGCQFCALPHEPTIHEEMPPERLTAVIAELAAANVEQISFTGGGEPLLYRSLPAMVAAVRDAGLACSVCTNGSLLDEDLVRRWARQGVHVAVSLNAATDAVYRQVHRGARPGDFARIVSLLRRFNEWAAGEGAFVSLNFVVHRTNRHEIAALAELSREIGAAQVQYRLIQPREVHRDLLLSAAELDEAREAVRRVEDDGREAKQTIQVAAVLRPPTGSKRSGETTGGDAAGDSFPDRSGVHCLEGYAAAYIDADGTVFPCCLRSADIRHHQMGRLTERTFQEIWTGSAYAEFRRESFALRPEEADPLVNGCAHCPKASHFLYLTDELAAGNYLDLARGRQTMLTDEAARWKARAGRPAPLPDEAMRVSLRAGERPAAIGPGESFLLPVTVRNDSRIPWPAWDIAGEHAVGLGYHLLDTRGRMLAFDNNPRVYLATDLHPGEETTLPLKVTAPAEPGRYRLVLAMVQEGVAWFEQRGGDVGRVSLTVKG from the coding sequence TTGAGCGATAGCGAATATCCCGTCCGGGAGCTGGAAAAAGCCCGCCGGCGATATCTCGTGCGCCAGGGCGTCTTTCGGCAGCGACCGCTGACCGGTCCGCTGGAAGTCGGGATCATTCCGACCTATCGCTGCAACCACGGTTGTCAATTTTGCGCCTTGCCACACGAGCCGACGATCCACGAGGAAATGCCGCCGGAACGGCTGACGGCGGTGATCGCGGAACTGGCGGCGGCGAACGTCGAGCAGATCAGCTTCACCGGCGGCGGTGAACCGCTGTTGTATCGGTCACTGCCCGCCATGGTCGCCGCGGTGCGGGACGCCGGCCTGGCTTGTTCCGTTTGCACCAACGGTTCCTTGCTCGACGAGGACCTGGTCCGGCGGTGGGCGCGCCAGGGCGTGCACGTGGCGGTGTCGCTCAATGCCGCCACCGACGCGGTGTATCGGCAGGTGCATCGCGGGGCACGGCCCGGCGATTTCGCGCGTATCGTCTCGCTCCTGCGGCGCTTTAACGAATGGGCCGCCGGCGAGGGCGCCTTCGTCTCGCTCAATTTTGTCGTGCACCGGACCAATCGGCATGAAATCGCCGCCCTGGCGGAACTGTCACGGGAGATCGGCGCGGCGCAAGTGCAGTACCGGTTGATCCAGCCGCGCGAGGTGCATCGCGACCTGCTGCTTTCGGCGGCTGAACTTGACGAAGCGCGCGAAGCCGTGCGGCGGGTCGAGGACGACGGCCGCGAAGCGAAACAGACGATTCAGGTGGCGGCGGTACTGCGTCCACCGACCGGTTCGAAGCGGTCGGGCGAAACAACGGGCGGCGATGCCGCCGGCGATTCTTTTCCCGATCGTTCCGGAGTTCATTGCCTGGAAGGATACGCCGCCGCTTACATCGACGCCGACGGCACCGTGTTTCCCTGTTGTCTGCGGTCGGCCGACATTCGCCATCATCAAATGGGCCGGCTGACTGAGCGGACGTTTCAGGAAATTTGGACGGGCTCAGCCTACGCCGAGTTCAGGCGCGAGTCGTTCGCTCTGCGGCCGGAGGAGGCCGATCCACTCGTCAACGGGTGCGCACATTGCCCCAAGGCCAGTCATTTTCTCTATCTGACCGACGAGCTTGCGGCCGGCAACTATCTGGATCTCGCGCGTGGCCGCCAGACGATGCTGACTGATGAAGCCGCGCGCTGGAAGGCTCGCGCCGGTCGCCCCGCGCCGTTGCCGGACGAGGCGATGCGCGTCTCCCTGCGGGCAGGCGAAAGGCCCGCGGCAATCGGGCCGGGCGAAAGTTTTCTGCTTCCGGTCACGGTCCGCAACGATAGCCGGATCCCCTGGCCGGCCTGGGATATTGCGGGTGAACACGCGGTCGGTTTGGGTTATCATTTGCTGGATACGCGCGGCCGGATGCTCGCGTTCGACAACAATCCGCGCGTCTATCTGGCGACTGATTTGCATCCCGGCGAGGAAACGACATTGCCGCTGAAGGTGACGGCGCCGGCCGAACCCGGCCGCTACCGGCTGGTTTTGGCCATGGTACAGGAAGGCGTCGCCTGGTTCGAGCAACGAGGCGGCGACGTGGGCCGCGTTTCGCTGACGGTGAAAGGCTGA